A genomic window from Cricetulus griseus strain 17A/GY chromosome 4, alternate assembly CriGri-PICRH-1.0, whole genome shotgun sequence includes:
- the Idh3a gene encoding isocitrate dehydrogenase [NAD] subunit alpha, mitochondrial isoform X1 produces the protein MRPGVAAVAEVREVDAMAGSAWVSKVSRLLGAFHNTKQVTRGFAGGVQTVTLIPGDGIGPEISASVMKIFDAAKAPIQWEERNVTAIQGPGGKWMIPPEAKESMDKNKMGLKGPLKTPIAAGHPSMNLLLRKTFDLYANVRPCVSIEGYKTPYTDVNIVTIRENTEGEYSGIEHVIVDGVVQSIKLITEQASKRIAEFAFEYARNNHRSNVTAVHKANIMRMSDGLFLQKCREVAENCKDIKFNEMYLDTVCLNMVQDPSQFDVLVMPNLYGDILSDLCAGLIGGLGVTPSGNIGANGVAIFESVHGTAPDIAGKDMANPTALLLSAVMMLRHMGLFDHAAKIETACFATIKDGKSLTKDLGGNSKCSDFTEEICRRVKDLD, from the exons ATGCGTCCTGGTGTTGCGGCTGTCGCCGAGGTGAGGGAAGTGGATGCGATGGCCGGGTCCGCGTGGGTGTCCAAG GTCTCTCGGCTGCTGGGTGCATTCCACAATACAAAACAGGTGACAAGAGGTTTTGCTGGTGGT GTTCAGACAGTAACTTTAATTCCAGGAGATGGAATTGGCCCAGAAATCTCCGCCTCAGTTATGAAGATTTTTGATGCTGCCAAA GCCCCTATTCAATGGGAGGAGCGTAATGTCACTGCCATTCAAGGACCAGGAGGAAAGTGGATGATCCCTCCAGAAGCCAAAGAGTCCATGGATAAGAACAAGATGGGCTTGAAAG GCCCACTAAAGACCCCAATAGCAGCTGGCCATCCATCTATGAATCTGTTGCTCCGTAAGACATTTGACCTTTATGCCAATGTCCGGCCATGTGTCTCAATTGAAGGTTATAAAACCCCTTACACGGATGTAAATATTGTCACCATCCGAGAGAACACGGAAGGAGAATACAGTGGAATTGAGCATGTG ATCGTTGATGGAGTTGTGCAGAGCATCAAGCTCATCACGGAACAAGCGAGCAAGCGCATTGCTGAGTTTGCCTTCGAGTACGCTAGGAACAACCACCGGAGCAACGTCACAGCGGTGCACAAAGCCAACATCAT GCGGATGTCAGATGGGCTTTTTCTGCAAAAATGCAGGGAAGTTGCAGAGAACTGTAAAGATATTAAATTTAATGAGATGTACCTTGATACCGTATGTTTAAAT ATGGTACAGGACCCATCCCAATTTGATGTTCTCGTCATGCCAAATTTATATGGAGACATCCTTAG TGATCTGTGTGCAGGTCTGATCGGAGGTCTTGGTGTGACTCCAAGTGGCAATATCGGAGCCAACGGTGTTGCCATCTTTGAATCG GTTCATGGAACAGCCCCAGACATTGCGGGCAAGGACATGGCCAATCCCACCGCCCTCCTGCTTAGTGCCGTGATGATGCTTCGTCACATGGGACTCTTTGACCACGCAGCCAAAATCGAGACTGCGTGTTTTGCTACAATTAAGGATGGAAAG
- the Idh3a gene encoding isocitrate dehydrogenase [NAD] subunit alpha, mitochondrial isoform X2 — protein sequence MRPGVAAVAEVREVDAMAGSAWVSKVSRLLGAFHNTKQVQTVTLIPGDGIGPEISASVMKIFDAAKAPIQWEERNVTAIQGPGGKWMIPPEAKESMDKNKMGLKGPLKTPIAAGHPSMNLLLRKTFDLYANVRPCVSIEGYKTPYTDVNIVTIRENTEGEYSGIEHVIVDGVVQSIKLITEQASKRIAEFAFEYARNNHRSNVTAVHKANIMRMSDGLFLQKCREVAENCKDIKFNEMYLDTVCLNMVQDPSQFDVLVMPNLYGDILSDLCAGLIGGLGVTPSGNIGANGVAIFESVHGTAPDIAGKDMANPTALLLSAVMMLRHMGLFDHAAKIETACFATIKDGKSLTKDLGGNSKCSDFTEEICRRVKDLD from the exons ATGCGTCCTGGTGTTGCGGCTGTCGCCGAGGTGAGGGAAGTGGATGCGATGGCCGGGTCCGCGTGGGTGTCCAAG GTCTCTCGGCTGCTGGGTGCATTCCACAATACAAAACAG GTTCAGACAGTAACTTTAATTCCAGGAGATGGAATTGGCCCAGAAATCTCCGCCTCAGTTATGAAGATTTTTGATGCTGCCAAA GCCCCTATTCAATGGGAGGAGCGTAATGTCACTGCCATTCAAGGACCAGGAGGAAAGTGGATGATCCCTCCAGAAGCCAAAGAGTCCATGGATAAGAACAAGATGGGCTTGAAAG GCCCACTAAAGACCCCAATAGCAGCTGGCCATCCATCTATGAATCTGTTGCTCCGTAAGACATTTGACCTTTATGCCAATGTCCGGCCATGTGTCTCAATTGAAGGTTATAAAACCCCTTACACGGATGTAAATATTGTCACCATCCGAGAGAACACGGAAGGAGAATACAGTGGAATTGAGCATGTG ATCGTTGATGGAGTTGTGCAGAGCATCAAGCTCATCACGGAACAAGCGAGCAAGCGCATTGCTGAGTTTGCCTTCGAGTACGCTAGGAACAACCACCGGAGCAACGTCACAGCGGTGCACAAAGCCAACATCAT GCGGATGTCAGATGGGCTTTTTCTGCAAAAATGCAGGGAAGTTGCAGAGAACTGTAAAGATATTAAATTTAATGAGATGTACCTTGATACCGTATGTTTAAAT ATGGTACAGGACCCATCCCAATTTGATGTTCTCGTCATGCCAAATTTATATGGAGACATCCTTAG TGATCTGTGTGCAGGTCTGATCGGAGGTCTTGGTGTGACTCCAAGTGGCAATATCGGAGCCAACGGTGTTGCCATCTTTGAATCG GTTCATGGAACAGCCCCAGACATTGCGGGCAAGGACATGGCCAATCCCACCGCCCTCCTGCTTAGTGCCGTGATGATGCTTCGTCACATGGGACTCTTTGACCACGCAGCCAAAATCGAGACTGCGTGTTTTGCTACAATTAAGGATGGAAAG